A region of Polyodon spathula isolate WHYD16114869_AA chromosome 4, ASM1765450v1, whole genome shotgun sequence DNA encodes the following proteins:
- the LOC121314868 gene encoding tubulin polymerization-promoting protein-like, with protein MADNKSKTAKLTNKTAVRHSEQAKGKAHSRLSSESNGTSEGASAPNELSALEEAFRKFAVHGDTRASGKELHGKNWSKLCKDCCVIDGKNVTLTDVDIVFSKVKKKPCRAVTFDQFKEALGELAKKRFKDKPGEEAVEEVYKLIEGKSPIISGVTKAVASPTVSRLTDTSKFTGSHKERFDESGKGKGKAGREELVDMSGYVPGYKHAGTYAQKVKGSKPI; from the exons ATGGCCGACAATAAATCTAAAACTGCAAAACTTACAAACAAGACAGCAGTGAGACATAGCGAACAGGCGAAGGGTAAAGCACACAGTCGCCTCTCCTCCGAATCCAATGGGACCAGTGAAGGCGCGTCAGCACCAAATGAACTGAGCGCACTTGAAGAAGCTTTCAGGAAGTTTGCTGTTCATGGAGACACCCGAGCATCAGGAAAAGAATTGCATGGAAAAAACTGGTCGAAATTGTGCAAAGACTGTTGTGTCATTGATGGAAAGAATGTGACTTTAACAGATGTTGACATTGTCTTCTCTAAAGTAAA GAAAAAACCTTGCAGAGCAGTCACCTTTGATCAGTTTAAGGAAGCTCTTGGTGAACTTGCAAAAAAACGTTTTAAAGACAAGCCAGGGGAAGAAGCTGTTGAAGAGGTTTATAAACTGATTGAAGGAAAATCTCCCATCATATCTGGTGTAACG AAAGCCGTTGCTTCTCCCACAGTATCACGGCTGACAGACACGTCAAAGTTCACTGGCTCCCATAAAGAAAGGTTTGACGAGTCTGGAAAAGGGAAAGGAAAAGCAGGCCGAGAAGAATTGGTAGACATGTCTGGTTATGTACCTGGGTACAAACATGCTGGTACATATGCTCAAAAAGTGAAAGGATCGAAACCAATCTAG